In one window of Poriferisphaera corsica DNA:
- the rpsI gene encoding 30S ribosomal protein S9 — protein MEEIKINAEAEAVEIARPLAEPAKRDKGGFVWGTGRRKSSVARVRVRPGEGKFLVNNREVDDYFSEPQHREDCRKALDATKTLGQLDIFVNVGGGGITGQSGAILLGVARALKGYDPALEQALRDLNYLTRDPRKVERKKYGQRGARRRFQFSKR, from the coding sequence ATGGAAGAAATAAAGATCAACGCAGAAGCAGAAGCAGTTGAAATCGCTCGCCCACTCGCAGAGCCGGCAAAGCGTGACAAGGGTGGATTCGTATGGGGCACAGGCCGCCGTAAGAGTTCAGTCGCACGTGTACGCGTTCGCCCAGGCGAAGGCAAGTTCCTTGTGAACAACCGTGAAGTCGATGACTACTTCTCCGAGCCACAACACCGCGAAGATTGCCGCAAGGCTTTGGACGCAACCAAGACTCTTGGCCAACTGGACATATTCGTCAATGTTGGTGGCGGTGGTATCACCGGCCAGTCCGGAGCGATCCTACTTGGTGTTGCCCGTGCATTGAAAGGTTACGACCCTGCTCTAGAGCAGGCATTGCGTGATCTGAACTACTTGACTCGTGACCCACGTAAGGTTGAACGTAAGAAATACGGTCAACGTGGTGCACGTCGTCGATTCCAGTTCTCCAAGCGTTAA
- the rplM gene encoding 50S ribosomal protein L13 has translation MNRQTYLAKNNEVKQDWLLVDASDKVLGRMATEIAVILMGKNKPTYTPHHDVGDFVVITNAAKIKLTGNKFDQKFYETYSGHPSGRKLYSYRELVEKKPELLIKLAVRRMLPKNKLATKMLSKLKVYAGEEHPHQAQQPTVHELKSA, from the coding sequence ATGAATCGCCAGACTTATCTCGCAAAAAATAATGAAGTAAAGCAGGATTGGCTGCTGGTTGACGCCTCAGACAAGGTTCTGGGTCGCATGGCTACCGAGATTGCTGTAATCCTGATGGGTAAGAACAAGCCAACTTACACACCACACCATGATGTGGGTGATTTTGTTGTGATTACCAATGCTGCCAAGATCAAGCTGACAGGCAACAAGTTTGACCAGAAGTTTTACGAAACTTACTCGGGTCATCCATCTGGTCGTAAACTCTACTCATACCGTGAGTTGGTAGAGAAGAAGCCAGAATTGTTGATTAAGCTTGCAGTTCGCCGCATGCTGCCTAAGAACAAGCTCGCTACTAAGATGCTGAGCAAGTTGAAGGTATATGCTGGTGAAGAACATCCACATCAGGCTCAACAGCCAACAGTGCACGAACTAAAATCCGCCTAA